AACATGATGTAGCATCCTAATTCACTTCTCAAAAACTTGCAATTTCAAGGTAAAGATTGATAAGGTAATGGGATAACAAGTCAAATGATGAACATCCAGCTGCTAAGGTAAAGAATGATACATACATACATTTGGCATCCCTGCATTCTTTATTTTTTGGGTTTGTTTCTGTTTTTGGATTTTACACTGTCTACTCTGTGGGATATAGGTACTTGTAGAGTTGGCAGAGCTTCAAGATCGAGAAGTTGGAGATGGGACTACTTCTGTTGTTATTGTTGCTGTAGAATTGCTCAAGGTAACACTTACATAACTGGTATGCTGGTTGTGCTCTATATGCTGTTGCAATATGTAGCTCCTTGGTTTTTTTGCAGAGAGCAAATGAGCTGGTCAAGAATAAGATACACCCAACATCTATAATCAGTGGATACAGAGTAAGCTTACATTCTCTGGAAACTTGTTTTAGTTCTTTCTACATAATCATTTGTTTTTATGTTCATTGGTGCGGATTTTATCTGGCAGTCAATTTGATACTTTGATCTTTGCCGCTGAGTTCTTACCATACTGTTTCTAAATTATTCCATCTGTTTTATCATTCACCTCGCGATGAGAGAAGCGTGCAAGTATGTCGAAGAAAAACTGGCAGTGAAGGCATGACTGCATTATTGTTAGAAGTTTTTGAGAAATGAATTAGGATGTTAGACACTAAGCAAGTTTTTGAGAAGTGAATTAGCTGATTGACTGCATTTCGAGATCAATTGCTTTTAGCTATGAATTGTTAAATATAATTTAAAATCTAAATCTAGTCAACATGATGTATTATGATCTGTAGCTCGGCTGCCTTATATATCTACTAATCATTTTCATGGTTAATTTCAGCGACCCCTAAAAGAGAGCCACAGAAAACTGCATACTGGAACTGAACACTACGATTGAATATTCCTTCAAGTTAACAACAAAGAACTCAATGTTGCAGAAGCGCTAATCATATCTTCAAATAAAACTAAGTATCTACCCGCATCTATAATTTTAAAAGAGGGTACCTATCAGTGATGTGTGCTGGGTAATCTTAGTATATTTATAGTTGTGAATGAATGTTAGTTTTCCTACATGTTGTCATCCTTGAATTAACCAATCGTAAGCCTCAACTCTTGATACATGGCTAATTACTGGCACTTCATAATTTAGTTTCTTTTCAAGTACAGACTTTGAATGCCTGCTCTAGAGCCATTCTCATGTCGAAGTTAGATCGAAGTGGCACCACATCAAGGTTAGTTGCTTATTAACTATCTctgtttctccttctcctttccctctTTTTATATCTTTTATAAGTGACTTTATCATCTGCAGCCTTGTTCCTGTTGTAAATGGAGCTTCCCTTGCTCTACCAGCAACATCAGTTCTTGGTGTTGCACCTGCCATCAACCCACTAGCTGCTGCGCTTGGACAAGCTTCTATACCTGCACTACCTGGTTTACCATGTTCCCTTCCGGTTACTGCAGTATCTGTGCCTCCTATTGATTCTGTGGGTGTCCCAAGTGAATGCCTAATACTGAAGAATATGTTCGATCCAACATCTGGGGTCTGCAAAAATTGCTCTTCTCCATCGATTTGTTTGCATTCGGTCATGATCCATTTGTGTTTCATCTAGTATACTGAATGTTTATGTTGCATTTGCAGACTGAACATGATTTTGATTTGGATATTAAAGATGACGTTCAAGATGAAGTTTCAAAGTTTGGGACAGTAAAACATATTTTTGTGGACAAGTATGTAACTATTTTCTCTAGGCATGTTCTTCTTTAGACTATTTTTTGTTGTCTTATGTTTGTCATCCACTTACAGGAATAGTGCAGGGCATGTGTACTTGCGGTTTGATACTACAACATCAGCCATGAGTGCGCAGCGTGCTCTTCATGGGAGATGGTTTGCTGGGAAAATGATAACTGCAGCATACATGGTAAGTCTCACAACTGAGATAGCTCGACTACAACAACTCACAACTGCGTCTTGTTATAGAAAAACATCAGTTTGATTAGAAGAATTTGTGATGCTTTGTTCGCAGGTTAATTGAATAATGCTCTGTTGTGAGATCGGAAAGGTTGGAGAACAAAGCAACAAAGCAGCAGCCATTAGGTCCCTTAGTAGCTGCAAGATTTGTAAGTTATAATGTAGTATCTCCTTCTAGAGATTTAAGTTAGAAGAACTTAGGAATTTCAGAACTTTATACAAACTGAACTTAGGAACTAAGTAAGTTTATGTGTATGTCCATTAAATGAATGGCATAGTTTCTATCAAATACTCGTACTTGTTAACTTCAATTGAAGAATTCTTTTTTCATAATGGTGAATGTGGAAATGAAAGTGAATGAACGTGTAAAAGTTTGTATATCTGTGGAATGCTGAATATGGGGAACTGGGCAACTGCAGGGGGAAatggattttgaccaggtcaatgaagGCTTGACCTTTTGCTTTATGTTGCAAAAAATTAGCAACGCACAAAAcctgttgctaaattagaaccagaaccaataacATTTTGTTCCGGGTAGGGGTATTGCTGTAATACGAAACATCTTCGCAACGGCTTACTTCTGTTGCGAATAAATAGCTTCGCAACAGTACTTTTCTTTGAGAATCCCCGTTGGTGACCCAGAGTCACAACGGAGCTTATGCCGTTGCGAAATGATGCAACGCCGTGTTTTGGAACGTCGGTCTGATATTGCAACACTAGTCAGCAACGTCATTCCGTTGCGAATccctaaaaatggtgtagtgaacgCTCTTTCAATCATCACTCAATATCAGGCGTTGTTTATTCATCTTCGATCTTATATGTTGTTGGACTGTTAGTGTAGATACTAAACACTGCACGTCTATTATGTGTGCGAAGTAATGGTTTGATGAACGAGCGAAGGTTATCGTGTACAATATATTTAAGACGACGCATCAGATGACGTCAGaagaatcacgagtaaagtgtgataatcGTGCGATATTGAATAGTACGTGCAAAAGGGGCCAATATAAGCGTGCGTCAACAACGCACGCGAGATCTGAAAATAGGGGCTttgttagctgtcatccactatgtaaaatccctatATAAGGGACCGAGTGACCGtgtaaagagagagatctttttgagagcttgGACTTGGaattgaagagagagagagattgtttGTTTCCCAAGTTAGAATTCATCTCAAGTCTTTTAATCATATTCAAGATTTTATGAATGAATGTATAAATTTTAAGATGATCACTTGAATTGTTATTAAGATTTCATTAAGGgtatggttgtaggatttcctgcaactacattttggcgctagaaatcagCTTGGAGTGATATACCGTAGTGGTGaaagtttagaagtttaaacctaAAAGTTCATAAGGATAGCCTCAGaaatttcatcttcattgttcaaATTTTTAGTTCATTACAGGGAACTTCTTCTTTTAattgaaacaagaaaacaaaaatggtAAGACAAAATTCTGCAGCAGGACAGCCGGTACCGATTAGAAGGAGCAGGAGACTCACTGGAAGAAGAAGGAGTGAAATTGCAGAGTCATCCAGGATGGGATAAAGACATAATCAAGATCAACAAGTCCATCATCCGATTCAACGAGAACCTGTGCAAGATAATGTTATTGACTACGATAGAGTGAGTGTTCATACTTCGCAAACAGATTCAACAGAAAAGGATGAACAAAGGACTGGAGCATGAGGACTCATAGAAGGAACTGATGAAGATATGAAAATTGAATAACTTCGATAGAGGTTGACTGTGGAAAGAAGGCGAGAGAATGAAGAGCGTGTAAATTTGATGCATCAGAATAATGAGTTAAGAGAAGAGAATATAAGATTATAGGAACAAAGATCGAGAAGTACGACTCGCTCAAGGTCAAGATCAAGTAGGAGTACATCAATACGTAGTCAATCTAGTCGAAGAGATGTCAGACAAGAAACACATTTGGATAATATTATAGAAAACAGTCAAGAAAATGATGATCTGCAAGATCGACGCGATGAATATTGCATTGATCAACCGCCATTAGATGATAGATATGTGATACATGGTGAAAGTTATCGCATGCAAGATGGTAATAGAGATAACAGGCatgaacaacaaggtgagcgatatcaaggtgaacaaaatGATACAGAGCAAGGAAGAATGATACTACAAGGTACAGAAACATTAAGAGACCAACGTGAACGCGAAGCTGAGGTTGAAAGGTATGTGACTGTACAGAACTGCGCATAGGATGAGCGAGAAAGGCGcaggagaagaaaacaaaaaattgaagaaCGAGAATTGCAGGACGATGTGCGCGAAAACAACCATGACAATCGAGTAAGAAGACGCGAGTTTAATCGCACACTTCCAAACCAGATTGTGGAGGATGAGGAAGAACAGAGAAGACCTAGATGGAAAGAAAGAGAGATGCTAAGGGATCGACAAGATCAAGTAGAAGAGGATGAAAGAGAAAGACGGAGACGCCGAAGAGATGccgaagaagaaagagagatgcATGAGGGTATACGTCAAAATAGACATGACAATAGAGTAATGCAAGCAAGACTGAAAAGGCCAATGCAACAAAACCAGGTGGTAAATGAATAAATCTTAAGAGAGTTAGCGGAAATGAGAGAAATGATGAAAACAAGAAGAGAGGGCGGTAGGAGACAGCTGGATGAGGAAATTGAAGAAGCAAGAAAAACACCCTTTGCAAGACAAATACAGATGGCGGAAATACCGCCTAAATGCTGTTTACCAGCATTCACCAACTTCTTTGATGGAACAACCTATGCGATACAACACATAAGAGCCTATGTGTGATCTTTATTGCAACGGGAAGATCATGATGCGGTTCTTTGCAAGTATTTTCCGGCAAGCTTGTCAGGAGAATATTTGaagtggtttgaaggtctacctaCTGGAACAATCAGAtcatttgtaggatcagaatctcgcagcaataatgcctcagcgaaattattaacaacacaacacagtagcgtcgcagaataacttcagaatCGAAATAATAAACAACGTCAGCTAaaacatgagaaaaatgtgatgctcctgcgaaaattagagagtttgcgagattaacatttgtaaggttgcaaaaatgtcgcaagacatatccgaaaatagaggttagattagctgtcatccactatgtaaaactctatataaagagccgatcagctgtaaggaggagagagatctttttctggggaagaaacaagtaaataggagagagaaaatctagagtagtggttattcttgattcctttatcttttcttgtaagattgtccaaagattgatcaataaatttaagattgttaatctaaaatgagttgaatgttaatgaaatcttgtgaggggtgtagtgtaggatttcctgcaactacataattgcgctagaaacagggatgattgaagattgaagattattctagaaaaaattgaagattaatattgagatttgtgaagatttggagtgattgattaagaattttacataatctcttgcaattcattaatattgaagaaatggctagaagaagaaatacatcaaaaaaaccaactactgttagaagaagcaagagaattgctggaagggaaagaagtgaaatgggagaatctactagattgagaaataatagagtaaatcaaattcaaccaccagttcaacaaatattagtacaaggaaggaatacagattatgatagggtgagtatacacacttggcaatcaaattcagcagaagaagtagaagaagagcagcaaaccagaaaccatggACAGGTAGAgggaaatcaagaagcagatgaagcaataattcatggagatgaggaaattggagtgttagaaacgttgagacgaagaatacatgaagaaagaagagctgaggcagaagaatgtgcgaatttaacaaggcaaaatcacgaattgaggatggaaaatatgagactacagagtagaagatcgagaagtattacaaaatcatattcaagatcgactagaagagagatgaggcgaaactcacccataaTTAATGCCGTAAATaacattcaagaagaaatatcaaatcctaatgaagaacatcgcgaaaatagcgaaagaactgatgatcgttacgttccacaagataaaacttttgatgataggaaaaatgatagaaatcaagagaatggacaacgtcagggaaaaAATAATCAAGacggcgaagggaatcgagaggaaggaaggagaaatTTACATGAGATAGAAGCTCAAAGATATCAACAAACAATCGAAGAATAAactgaaagacattatgctgaacaaacacgcttaatttgcgaacgtgaaagattgagagcggaaatggaagaatatgagcttcaggagacaattcgccagaacaatcacgataatcgagaaagaagacgaacacaaaaccggaataacggtgatatcaatgaagagtatgatagagtatagaggatggctgaaagacagcgaatggaattgatgagaaatgaacaaaatcatggaggggaaaatgagagacatcatcatatgcgaattcaagatagagatgaggaagagaatagcagaagaagacgagatgaagatgatgatgaagaaatgcaaaatttcgcgagagaagaaagatatgaacgcagaagaagggaggcgaaattaaaaagaccaatggatcaaaatttaggtgtaaataaacaaatcttaaaagaattagaagaaatgagaggaatgctaaataatagaggagaagtaggcagaagacaattggatgaacctatagaagaagctgcgaaaactccatttacaagggaagtacaattaggaggaataccaccgaaatgcaattttcccgcattaaccagcatttttcatggaacaacttgtgcaattaaccacattaaagcctacgtgaggtgcatgttgcaatgggaaaatcatgatgttgtattatgcaagtatttcgcatccagcttaacaggggaggcgttaaaatggttcgaacgtctaccaaagaatacaataacatcctacAATCATTTGCATACTACATTCATGGGGGcttatataagtaataattcttcgcgacctggtattgaagacgtgtttggattaaaacaaaggattggcgaaagtttgaagcacctaactaaaagacggaggactatgtgtagcgaaatggctggccgtgtagatgaaagatatcttatcttatcatttatcaatgctatgtttgcaaccaacctattgtatatccaaattttcagggtcaagaatacaatcacaatgactgaattgcgagaacttcaggaagaatatatttctctagaggaaaggcaaaatgaaatggaatcatgtccggttgcgaacaccagttcacaaacagcaaatgcaagcttattacccaaactaataaacacagtggcgagcacttcgcaagtacaacaagaaaggtgacgggtaacaacaaaaaactggtggctatgggaagccgagatcaagaggagtatgaaagagaaagaaatttctacaatcgtggtggaaataacaaattcaaagactcgatcagccgcaaagaaacttatggaggtcaaagacaaaactataatagaggacaaggaggtcacaaggtagtatgggaagaaatcaagatgccacctctaaatgcaagtgtggagaaaatatgggaagctataattttgatggagaatataccaacaccatggaacatgggaacggaaccacctccaaaccacagaagtcatgagttttgttcttatcatcattttcatggacatactacaaatgattgcagaaatgtaaaaagaattattctgagaatgatagatcaaggaaaactaaaccactttttggtagggcacccacaatctcaaccattgccaccaccaccagagcatcacaaagtaaacacgatgaaaaagaaggaaacattcttcatagaagttggtgcaaaagcaaagaatctattctgtcactctatcgtacattcatacaagacaattgaagattttcatgacaatgttttgagtagagtgttcgcaagagataatgatggaagagaaattatgaatattgcgaaaatctcgccactagaggaatggcagaaacagattatttcttttaccgcagaagaaatcccgaaggtgaagaggtacatgataatccattggtagtaaaattagaaattaatccaaaaccgaaagaagatgaggatgatgaagctgaagattcatgggcaattaataggattctaatcgatactggaagctctgtgaacatcttattttatcatacttataaaactatgggaggaagagatgatgatcttataccatcaacatataagatatatggttttaatggtactgccaacaagcctaaaggggaggttactatgcgaattccattgaagggaatatcttctgaaatcctattctgtgtcgttgatgtagaatcaccctacaatgcattaattggtcgaccttggctacatgggattctaggtgtagcttcaactttccaccagtgcatcaaattccctcaccccagcggtgtaggaatcataaagggagattgggttgaaggaaagaggtgttacgaaactgaggtagaatcctgcgaaggaagagcaaacaagaaggaaattggcgacacaaaatcaaagagacacaaagaagtgagaggttgatggtggatgcaatcgaaagaaaagaagaagagatgttgcgaaactaatgctagctcagaataaaaaatggtgaacataccactaccaaggaaacagtagcagaaaataacaaagaagcagaggataacaaaggtaatgtatgaatgattgatttgttgcgacactctcgcaataaataaaattctcaaaaatacattttattgaatgacaaaattgagattgcgaaatgcaaatacaatatgatgatgtgcaagaatctcgcagagataatgaattctacaaaagacaatcagagaacaatgacaaaagagaaaggggcgaacctttatggcgtacaccctagttcgcgaatacaatttcgcaagaggcaaatgtaagacctaaagtacgtcatataagggggtacctgttgcatggctcagggaaaggctacaccgccaccggaacctgagtcatggagatttggggtcaataaagcccatccgggagaggcaccttggattctcagcttaagcatatgacttaggttgggcgactaaggtaataaggactctcccaaggagtgcagaatctgatcaagcgccgaggtacacggttgagtcaagagtgccaggggcgtcggagcgtaccttgccattcttgacaagtcttggcttatactgcactcggcccgaagaaaaccccacttagggtgcagtctcgtaaccataaaccctataggtaaaagggataagaggctgcgaaaacaactggttgttgttaagactggatgggagagagctaaccttgtatggtagaagtacgcctccttgaaggggcaaccagggggagataagggcggcaccctccattagggagctgataagtgtcttaagacgcaaatgtcatgaggctttttactcgcaagggtattaaggcttgtcatatttgtgcaacaatcctgaagaggcaataatacaagaaaaagataagagatcaatgggttttcgcatgaaagtgcgaagacgtcctgcgatttcgtcgcaagagcaatgtaatggggctttattttcgcaagaatatttaggcctgtatattgtcgcaacattcctgaagaggccataatacaaaagaaaaagttaaggcaagatcaatgggtttttgcatgaaagtgcaaggacgtcctgcgattttgtcgcaatgacaagaggtggcataataagacctttaactaggaaggaaaataagaccacacaggatgattttgaaaagaatcaaaattcacttgcatatgattgcgaaattatacataaacaactgcgaagttgaggcacaaaataagaaaaatctgcaaaatctctcatttggatacaaataacagaggcaagtatgggaatgaatgaaattagaaaatgttatttgtctccacatgatagatttacgcaaaaattaaaaaattaatgatttattgattaaccatattgcaaggaagaattgttttaatgaatgcaggtcaaaatgaaagaaactcatatattaaggaatatggagaaccaaaagaattcgcaaatatacaaaagaggaataaatgtacaagtattacagaagattaaagaaagaaacaaagactacttcttagttgatccttcatcatcttcatcagacttgttcccttcttctctgcatcagaacttttatctccatcagaaccttcatcaccatcagattcttcatcatcagcttcgctatcagaaatagtcagactaggaatgttctttgggatctcctccaagagacaaggataatcagaatgaggaatactatggtcatcacaaaccatttgaatagtttgattgcgaaaaatgcatcattcttaaagttcgcaacagtgatcttgatttgattctttaatctagaatacttatcgttgcgagaagaaagattctttgcgagttcctctttttcagcttcaagttcctcaattctttcgcgatatctactttcagaatctgtgagcaaaaggcaatcaattaataacttgatgaaaattcataagaaacaaaagattagtgaagaagaacagttaataaccttctctgtcagaaatcatatctctaatcaaggctgtatgctcaacttggagactaacatttacacctaaatcttttctggcatcgtctaagattttcgcagcccaagcgaattcatcctcattatttataagagacgagaacgaatttggttttctctttcgcagagctcggtattcttgcggttagcttcatctcgttcaagttgaacttcaagaagggtctcttggaatttcgccaaagccttagcaccttgatcagagatgcgatccttatcatctatgagaccgctaattttggttcttagctcattgattttctctttagaattaagaaagagacgcttaaatcggttggctaagcctaaactagatctatggtcaatctaagaggcgaaatttggatctcagttcattcagagaaagagatgaaattttatcatttgagaaactatttaaagatttattaagacgctcaagaagggtatcattatccaaggcattaggaaatgaacgaagaatggtagcttcatcagaaagaccataaatgtctgcaaaaaggatcaattaaataagataaaaaacaggatgaatgaatgaagggaaaggagaaaagtaacataccatagagttgattattagcttgctgaagactagagattttttcttgtacgaagaagaatcaatttctagtttgtTTTCTCGCGAagatttgacttcagcttccagttcctcatttttgtacgaaattgaagattcttctttcaagaatttcgcgtctcctccagatctgaggcaacacgaaagaagcttttccagcctgcgagaaaataaaaaagtattaaaataaaagagattttgagttacaataatgaagaagtaaaagacgaaagcataccagactattaagagaatgcaggaagttgggagtaacgatctagaaactccgcgaagagaattatcaccatccataaaggaacatcgcaaattgtagcgagagctttgcaggtattagcgaattgattatctccattccttgccaagaatcagaaaagaggccagagagcttagccatagaagattcagatggagaatcttcatttgcagcaaggtcatcattatcctcatcatcctcatcactctcggagttttcatgagaaggaatatttgaaggagaggaagaacggttTTTCTCTtcttgaaggaggagcagttggtttttccctgcgaagagcacctttgcctttatcaccagtcttcgcaacattggcaggctcttctatttcagcaataatcttcacacacagatagaaataagaaatagaggcaacagtatactgtttaaaatcataagagaatatttcttacctcatctgtgtatgagcgaagagctaacaaggtactagccttcccagtcctgtgatagctatctttcagtttctggatctgtagaatgtcgcaagagtcagcgaataaaataataaagaaaaataaagaaatataaattaGGTAAAACTGGAAGAGACATACCCCTTTCTCCTTATCGGGCGAAgaaaatacccaaggttgataggaagCGAGAttttcaggaagaacatttgacccagcaatataaggtcctttcagcatcaagggaaaaacacaccatttatcatctttggattggcgaggagttgtgttcttaccagaatgccaatcaatgtcttgcatgagtattatatattcatcaatattatctttccttttcaagcgaataccccagagagtattctctttcttcatggagatcaattcataattttcaaagaaactttcTACTATGTattttcagcaattatctccaagtttgcgaatttaggatccctaagttctttggagtaaagagatcctttaccagcaccacggttagcgaactccagcatcaaaCGGATACAATCCCCACtaaattggaagatagctcgcgaaaatcctgagtgagcgagaatttcatagaacagaggaatatatgggtcataaagaggaatggggagacctgcgacaATTTGACCtaacgaaattatgattgattgatcatcacaatgttgatcagagaaaagtttgatagaaagaattgacttggcactctcaccaggaatggtagaaagtgtgaaacctttctcagcaagatctttttggacgtcttttaagtttttctcatgtttatggccacttggaggcatatctgaatatagagtataggaatggataaaaagtaagaagattgaagagggaagaattacagtagcagaac
Above is a genomic segment from Papaver somniferum cultivar HN1 chromosome 10, ASM357369v1, whole genome shotgun sequence containing:
- the LOC113319341 gene encoding RNA-binding protein 39-like produces the protein MSKLDRSGTTSSLVPVVNGASLALPATSVLGVAPAINPLAAALGQASIPALPGLPCSLPVTAVSVPPIDSVGVPSECLILKNMFDPTSGTEHDFDLDIKDDVQDEVSKFGTVKHIFVDKNSAGHVYLRFDTTTSAMSAQRALHGRWFAGKMITAAYMVN